A stretch of the Capsicum annuum cultivar UCD-10X-F1 chromosome 8, UCD10Xv1.1, whole genome shotgun sequence genome encodes the following:
- the LOC107840002 gene encoding uncharacterized protein LOC107840002 isoform X3: MESKKVMTVAAMAMVLIILLSANMDTAGVAAQGLNCYDNCNTGCAGLSSEEYLRCDKECRERCKDEAKEYLRCDNKCRKKCGGQAGKIDGNLS; encoded by the exons ATGGAGAGCAAGAAAGTGATGACAGTGGCAGCCATGGCTATGGTGCTCATCATCCTTTTATCAGCCAACATGGACACCGCCGGCGTTGCTGCTCAGGGTCTCAATTGCTATGACAATTGTAACACTGGCTGTGCTGGTCTCTCAT CGGAGGAGTACCTACGTTGTGATAAGGAATGCCGCGAAAGGTGCAAAGACGAAG CTAAAGAGTACCTGCGTTGTGATAACAAGTGCCGCAAAAAGTGCGGCGGACAAG CAGGCAAAATTGATGGAAATCTGAGTTGA
- the LOC107840002 gene encoding uncharacterized protein LOC107840002 isoform X6 translates to MESKKVMTVAAMAMVLIILLSANMDTAGVAAQGLNCYDNCNTGCAGLSSEEYLRCDKECRERCKDEGSMENWGKRREKKRE, encoded by the exons ATGGAGAGCAAGAAAGTGATGACAGTGGCAGCCATGGCTATGGTGCTCATCATCCTTTTATCAGCCAACATGGACACCGCCGGCGTTGCTGCTCAGGGTCTCAATTGCTATGACAATTGTAACACTGGCTGTGCTGGTCTCTCAT CGGAGGAGTACCTACGTTGTGATAAGGAATGCCGCGAAAGGTGCAAAGACGAAG GTTCAATGGAGAATTggggaaaaagaagagaaaaaaaaagagagtaa
- the LOC107840002 gene encoding uncharacterized protein LOC107840002 isoform X2: MESKKVMTVAAMAMVLIILLSANMDTAGVAAQGLNCYDNCNTGCAGLSSEEYLRCDKECRERCKDEAKEYLRCDNKCRKKCGGQDQPKTLDAKLMEI, translated from the exons ATGGAGAGCAAGAAAGTGATGACAGTGGCAGCCATGGCTATGGTGCTCATCATCCTTTTATCAGCCAACATGGACACCGCCGGCGTTGCTGCTCAGGGTCTCAATTGCTATGACAATTGTAACACTGGCTGTGCTGGTCTCTCAT CGGAGGAGTACCTACGTTGTGATAAGGAATGCCGCGAAAGGTGCAAAGACGAAG CTAAAGAGTACCTGCGTTGTGATAACAAGTGCCGCAAAAAGTGCGGCGGACAAG ATCAACCAAAGACATTAGAT GCAAAATTGATGGAAATCTGA
- the LOC107840002 gene encoding uncharacterized protein LOC107840002 isoform X4 produces MESKKVMTVAAMAMVLIILLSANMDTAGVAAQGLNCYDNCNTGCAGLSSEEYLRCDKECRERCKDEAKEYLRCDNKCRKKCGGQGKIDGNLS; encoded by the exons ATGGAGAGCAAGAAAGTGATGACAGTGGCAGCCATGGCTATGGTGCTCATCATCCTTTTATCAGCCAACATGGACACCGCCGGCGTTGCTGCTCAGGGTCTCAATTGCTATGACAATTGTAACACTGGCTGTGCTGGTCTCTCAT CGGAGGAGTACCTACGTTGTGATAAGGAATGCCGCGAAAGGTGCAAAGACGAAG CTAAAGAGTACCTGCGTTGTGATAACAAGTGCCGCAAAAAGTGCGGCGGACAAG GCAAAATTGATGGAAATCTGAGTTGA
- the LOC107840002 gene encoding uncharacterized protein LOC107840002 isoform X1 codes for MESKKVMTVAAMAMVLIILLSANMDTAGVAAQGLNCYDNCNTGCAGLSSEEYLRCDKECRERCKDEAKEYLRCDNKCRKKCGGQDQPKTLDQAKLMEI; via the exons ATGGAGAGCAAGAAAGTGATGACAGTGGCAGCCATGGCTATGGTGCTCATCATCCTTTTATCAGCCAACATGGACACCGCCGGCGTTGCTGCTCAGGGTCTCAATTGCTATGACAATTGTAACACTGGCTGTGCTGGTCTCTCAT CGGAGGAGTACCTACGTTGTGATAAGGAATGCCGCGAAAGGTGCAAAGACGAAG CTAAAGAGTACCTGCGTTGTGATAACAAGTGCCGCAAAAAGTGCGGCGGACAAG ATCAACCAAAGACATTAGAT CAGGCAAAATTGATGGAAATCTGA
- the LOC107840002 gene encoding uncharacterized protein LOC107840002 isoform X5, with amino-acid sequence MESKKVMTVAAMAMVLIILLSANMDTAGVAAQGLNCYDNCNTGCAGLSSEEYLRCDKECRERCKDEVLKDTSKLLRLLLYIGSSTIIISS; translated from the exons ATGGAGAGCAAGAAAGTGATGACAGTGGCAGCCATGGCTATGGTGCTCATCATCCTTTTATCAGCCAACATGGACACCGCCGGCGTTGCTGCTCAGGGTCTCAATTGCTATGACAATTGTAACACTGGCTGTGCTGGTCTCTCAT CGGAGGAGTACCTACGTTGTGATAAGGAATGCCGCGAAAGGTGCAAAGACGAAG TGCTAAAAGATACAAGCAAGCTATTGAGGCTATTATTGTATATAGGGAGTTCCACAATAATAATTTCTTCATAG